GGAACTTGCTGACGCAGTCCTTGCGGTAAAGGACCGGATCGCTTTCTGCCGCACCTGCTGGACACTGGCGGAGACGGATCCGTGCCCGATTTGTGCGGATCCGCGGCGGGATCGCGGTCTCATCTGCGTTGTCGAAGAGCCTGGCGATGTGATCGCGTTGGAACGCACCGGTGTCTGGAATGGCCTCTACCATGTGCTGGGGGGAGCGATTTCGCCGCTTGACGGCATTGGACCCGACCAGTTACGGATGGACTCGCTCGAATCGCGTGTTCGCGCCGGAGCCATCCGCGAAGTGATGGTGGCGACCAATCCTACAGCAGAGGGCGAAACGACTGCGCTATACATTGCCCGCCAGTTAAAGTCCTCGGGAGTCGCCGTTACCCGCATCGCCCGCGGGGTGCCGGTCGGATCCGACCTCGAACTCGTCGACGACACAACCCTCGCCCAAGCCTTAAAGGGCCGGGGCGCGATAGGGTGATTTTGAGAGTCCGTAACGATGGTGCGTTATATCAGCCTGCTTATTGCCCTCGCACTTGCCTCCTGCACTTCCCCAACCCTGCCCGATCGTTCAACACCCGACGCCGACAGCATCCGTATCGGACCGAACGGCCCGCTGCCTCTCGGTGGCTGGAAGGTCATCGAACGCAACGGCATTTTCGACAGCGAAGAATACCGCAACACCGTCGGTTGGCCTTACATCTGCATCGAAGACAACCTCTTTCTCGACGCTTTCGCCATCCAGGTCTATCTGAATACCGCTCCGAACGATCCCGCCAAGTCCAACTGGTCGCTTTTCAAGAAGTTCAGAATAAGCGA
Above is a genomic segment from Calditrichota bacterium containing:
- the recR gene encoding recombination protein RecR, with the translated sequence MSGLPPAVHELIDKLAGFPGIGRKSALRMALYLLRAPRETAQELADAVLAVKDRIAFCRTCWTLAETDPCPICADPRRDRGLICVVEEPGDVIALERTGVWNGLYHVLGGAISPLDGIGPDQLRMDSLESRVRAGAIREVMVATNPTAEGETTALYIARQLKSSGVAVTRIARGVPVGSDLELVDDTTLAQALKGRGAIG